A single region of the Microtus ochrogaster isolate Prairie Vole_2 chromosome 2, MicOch1.0, whole genome shotgun sequence genome encodes:
- the LOC101979440 gene encoding 60S ribosomal protein L21-like, which produces MGTVQKGMPHKCYHGKTRRVYNVTQHAVGIIVNKQVKGKILAKRINVRIEHIKHSKSRDSFLKRVKENDQKKKEAKEKGTWVQLKRQSAPPREAHFVRTNGKEPELLEPIPYEFMA; this is translated from the coding sequence ATGGGCACTGTTCAAAAAGGAATGCCCCATAAATGTTACCATGGCAAAACCCGAAGAGTCTACAATGTCACCCAGCATGCTGTGGGCATCATTGTAAACAAGCAAGTTAAGGGCAAGATTCTTGCCAAGAGAATTAATGTGCGGATCGAACACATCAAGCACTCGAAGagcagagacagcttcctgaaacGGGTGAAGGAGAACgaccagaagaaaaaggaagccaaagagaaggGCACCTGGGTTCAGCTGAAGCGCCAGTCTGCTCCACCCAGAGAAGCACACTTCGTGAGGACTAATGGGAAGGAGCCTGAGctgctggagcccattccctacgaATTCATGGCCTga